The proteins below are encoded in one region of Planctopirus limnophila DSM 3776:
- a CDS encoding right-handed parallel beta-helix repeat-containing protein yields the protein MSVVFLWSILFSAITVFSPHASAKDYVVGPQSPLKELEEVPWESLEPGDKVLIHARPEPYRSKWVICRRGTTDQPIVVMGIANSSGQRPVIDGRDALTRSSLNFWSEGRGIIKIGGANRPADLTPAHITIANLEVRSARPPFQFKGREGVTPYPENAASIFIEKGEDITISNCVLHDSGNGFFTSPQTRRILVEKCAIYGNGIEGSILEHNNYTSSEGITFQFNQFGPLREGCLGNNLKDRSAGLVVRYNWIEGGNRMLDLVDGHWKEPTLPEANYRETFVFGNILIKQNDRGNNQVVHYGGDSGRLDQYRMGTLYFYNNTVISERPATTVLFRLSSMQESVDCRNNIVWTTAPGRSLAIFDGNGTVNLYHNWLKKDWRKTHSTGKGEIHELGVLQTGDNPGWVDIARQDFRLQTDSQPLRTGSPLPDAAIQKHQLKFYYKPQREFENRPADHQHDFGALPILPHAAK from the coding sequence ATGTCTGTGGTCTTTCTGTGGTCGATATTATTTTCTGCGATCACGGTCTTTTCGCCCCATGCCAGTGCCAAAGATTACGTTGTCGGCCCCCAGTCCCCACTTAAAGAACTGGAAGAAGTCCCCTGGGAATCGCTCGAACCTGGCGACAAAGTACTGATTCATGCCCGCCCGGAGCCATATCGTTCCAAGTGGGTCATCTGCCGACGAGGAACGACAGATCAACCGATTGTGGTTATGGGGATTGCCAATAGCAGTGGCCAAAGACCCGTGATTGATGGGCGAGATGCACTCACTCGTTCATCGTTGAACTTCTGGAGTGAAGGCCGGGGGATCATCAAGATCGGGGGGGCAAATCGGCCAGCCGATCTCACACCCGCCCATATCACCATTGCTAACCTCGAAGTTCGCAGTGCCCGTCCCCCTTTTCAGTTCAAAGGACGAGAAGGTGTCACCCCCTACCCGGAAAACGCGGCCAGCATTTTCATCGAAAAGGGTGAAGACATCACGATTTCCAATTGTGTGCTGCATGACAGTGGTAATGGATTCTTTACCTCGCCCCAGACACGCCGCATTCTCGTAGAAAAATGTGCGATCTATGGCAACGGCATTGAAGGGAGCATCCTTGAACATAACAACTACACCTCTTCCGAGGGGATCACCTTTCAGTTCAATCAGTTCGGCCCATTAAGAGAGGGCTGCCTGGGGAATAACTTAAAGGACCGCTCCGCAGGTCTCGTGGTGAGATACAACTGGATCGAAGGGGGCAACCGCATGCTCGATCTGGTGGATGGTCACTGGAAAGAGCCCACACTACCAGAGGCCAACTATCGTGAAACCTTCGTCTTCGGCAACATCCTGATCAAGCAGAACGATCGAGGAAATAATCAGGTCGTCCATTATGGCGGTGATAGCGGCCGCCTCGATCAATACCGCATGGGGACGCTGTACTTCTATAACAACACTGTCATCTCCGAACGTCCCGCCACCACAGTCCTCTTTCGACTTTCGTCGATGCAGGAAAGTGTGGATTGCCGCAATAACATCGTCTGGACGACGGCACCCGGTCGATCACTCGCGATTTTCGATGGGAATGGGACAGTCAACCTTTATCACAACTGGTTGAAGAAGGACTGGCGAAAAACCCATTCGACAGGTAAAGGAGAGATTCACGAACTGGGAGTTCTTCAAACTGGCGATAACCCCGGCTGGGTCGATATTGCTCGTCAGGACTTCCGTCTGCAGACCGATTCACAGCCACTACGCACAGGGAGTCCTTTGCCCGATGCCGCCATTCAAAAGCACCAACTCAAGTTCTACTACAAGCCCCAGCGAGAATTTGAGAATCGACCTGCCGATCACCAGCACGATTTCGGAGCACTACCGATCTTGCCACATGCAGCGAAATAA